Proteins from one Podospora pseudoanserina strain CBS 124.78 chromosome 1, whole genome shotgun sequence genomic window:
- a CDS encoding hypothetical protein (EggNog:ENOG503P3B4; COG:S), translating into MSPPPPLTTFKALSFDCYGTLIDWETGLTTDLTPITSQLPPSHPLNATPLSAVQRFDHHQTHLWKTQPTLPYNLTLSECFRLLAREVNVPFDESDALNAGSGPGRWSPFPDTIQALQILAKHYKLIVLSNVNDDNIASTISNSLKGKVRFDAVYTAQKIGSYKPSLHNFEYLFKHAREELGVDKAKGELLHVARSLTADHVPAKEVGLRSVFIARGGTDPKNYGTGGNLEELSREGKVAFEWTFETLGDFAEEVERQFAELEKEQN; encoded by the coding sequence atgtcaccaccaccccccctcacaaCCTTCAAAGCCCTCTCCTTCGACTGCTATGGCACCCTCATAGACTGGGAAACCggcctcaccaccgacctCACTCCCATAAcctcccaactccccccttcccaccccctcaacgcaacccccctctccgcaGTCCAACGCttcgaccaccaccaaacccacctctGGAAAACCCAGCCCACCCTCCCctacaacctcaccctctccgaATGCTTCCGCCTCCTAGCCCGCGAGGTCAACGTCCCCTTTGACGAGTCCGACGCCCTCAACGCAGGCTCCGGACCCGGCCGCTGGTCTCCCTTCCCCGACACCATCCAAGCGCTGCAAATTCTCGCCAAGCACTACAAGCTCATCGTCCTCTCCAACgtcaacgacgacaacatcgCATCAACGATCAGCAATTCCCTGAAGGGCAAGGTGAGATTTGATGCGGTGTACACCGCGCAAAAAATCGGGAGCTACAAACCCTCCCTGCATAACTTTGAGTACTTGTTCAAACACGCcagggaggagctgggggtggATAAGGCCAAAGGGGAACTGCTCCATGTGGCGAGGAGTCTGACGGCTGATCATGTGCCTGCCAAGGAGGTCGGGTTGAGGAGCGTGTTTATCGCGAGAGGGGGGACTGATCCCAAGAACTACGGCACGGGCGGCAACCTGGAGGAGCTGTCCCGCGAGGGCAAGGTAGCCTTCGAGTGGACGTTTGAGACCTTGGGAGATTTTGCCGAAGAGGTGGAAAGACAGTTTGCCGAGTTGGAAAAGGAGCAAAACTGA
- the KIP1 gene encoding Kinesin-related motor protein (EggNog:ENOG503NUH1; COG:Z) produces the protein MERRNTSMAPPPSRAGGAASRSSIRPPATRGGARPGVTRHASSAMSRLQRPSSPTESLMSVATTATAGAKRKERDFDPDDGEATNINVVVRCRGRNEREVKENSAVVVGTEATRGKIVELSMGPNAVSNKTYNFDHVFSQAADQVMVFEDVVKPILDEMMSGYNCTIFAYGQTGTGKTYTMSGDMTETMGMLSDNAGIIPRVLQALFAKLELEEKDHCVRCSFIELYNEELRDLLGTDESTKLKIYDDNSKKGHSTTMVQGMEERHILSATDGLKWLQEGSLKRQVAATKCNDLSSRSHTVFTITLYAKRQTGENGDDYLMAGKLNLVDLAGSENIQRSGAENKRAAEAGLINKSLLTLGRVINALVDRSPHIPYRESKLTRLLQDSLGGRTKTCIIATISPAKVNLEETISTLDYAFRAKNIRNKPQLNALINKKTLLRDFTTEIERLKGELIATRQRNGVYLSNDAYEELTVQNESRRILTEEQAAKIETLENNLRNKVQELFSLTSSFVGLKKDHEGTLGQLDDTKGVLEQTEIVLAATRKGLAEETHIRKAHQATEHRLTAVSNELLNYLGRTVNDVDGLHAKNQRKSDLHDFNRETWGIAQAHVTDITEMVESRIAQFRKGQEDHISNISGRMQDFVQEELEKLTSTQNFLDENLALFTESKQHLLERKQQSKEEMDSVLEEIKVVRDNVKQRVGESLQAIAGAAEKIAGDVLSELSTFHNQLHTSYSSLGKEFKGIFEELLGNISAQKAESDRLRQELEAATQTIVESNESVSDRIQEVLEEERKQAAIERQQLLSQITRLINSQAQLQESRLVDKASAIQDSIKDTNKTFKSNVAGYREGMNAWNAKDSQLLEEIAQSRDVLKTRLKDDWTAANKHSTSIQETTKSVHAETVRVVDEQLEDLDVQMQDLDDFVTRAKSYNAQQSEHLSEAVSNLNNTVEQSFDNISGHCKATFGRVEDLGQQMEVDVQRFHNDLAPLDEEVIQPLSELREDIRATEFKEYEPTGTTPPKVQYQYPTELPQTADHAALLADMRDTPTPSRGAPVSSVLPNVGFTPPSAVRTPSRLPVGLASPSRFSESTSKIPPGGSLREVNPNVPSSATTPNNTNAQVFDSASSVLSLPTVKEGGDDDVTITKLKAPAATGPPRTRSSRLARKPMGGVGQGPENIPPPAAAMRSSTRRKSPRLR, from the exons ATGGAGCGCCGAAATACCTCGATGGCGCCTCCACCCTCGAGGGCCGGAGGCGCTGCCAGTCGATCGAGCATACGGCCACCAGCaactcgaggaggagctaGACCAGGCGTAACGCGGCACGCGTCTTCAGCGATGTCGCGACTTCAACGaccatcctcaccaaccgAGTCGCTGATGTCGGTAGCAACGACAGCCACGGCAGGCGCTAAGCGCAAAGAACGCGATTTCGACCCCGACGATGGAGAGGCTACCAACATCAACGTTGTCGTGCGGTGCCGAGGGCGCAATGAGCGGGAGGTCAAGGAAAATAGCGCTGTGGTCGTTGGAACGGAAGCGACAAGAGGGAAAATTGTTGAATTGTCAATGGGTCCAAACGCGGTCAGCAACAAGACATACAATTTCGATCATGTTTTCTCGCAGGCGGCCGATCAGGTTATGGTgtttgaggatgtggtgAAGCCGATTTTGGACGAG ATGATGTCTGGCTATAACTGCACAATTTTTGCCTACGGTCAGACGGGCACCGGCAAGACGTACACGATGTCAGGCGACATGACGGAAACGATGGGCATGCTGTCTGATAATGCAGGCATCATTCCCCGAGTGCTTCAAGCCCTGTTCGCTAAgctcgagctggaggagaaggaccaTTGTGTGCGCTGCTCCTTCATCGAGCTGTACAACGAAGAACTACGGGATCTGCTCGGTACCGATGAGAGCACCAAGCTCAAGATTTACGACGATAACTCGAAGAAGGGTCACTCGACCACGATGGTTCAGGGAATGGAGGAAAGGCATATCTTGAGTGCGACGGACGGTCTCAAATGGCTCCAGGAGGGTAGTTTGAAGCGCCAGGTGGCAGCCACAAAGTGCAACGATCTCAGCAGCAGAAGTCATACCGTGTTTACGATCACTCTATATGCCAAGCGTCAAACGGGCGAGAATGGAGACGATTACTTGATGGCAGGCAAGCTGAATCTGGTCGATCTGGCTGGTAGCGAGAATATTCAACGATCCGGAGCAGAGAACAAGCGCGCTGCTGAGGCGGGACTTATCAACAAGAGTTTGCTTACCCTTGGGCGAGTAATCAACGCCCTGGTCGATCGAAGCCCTCATATCCCATACAGAGAGTCGAAGCTCACTCGTCTACTGCAAGACTCGCTAGGTGGACGGACAAAGACATGCATTATTGCCACAATATCGCCAGCAAAGGTCAACCTTGAAGAAACGATATCAACACTGGATTATGCGTTCAGAGCAAAGAATATCCGAAACAAACCACAGCTCAATGCGTTGATCAACAAAAAGACACTGTTGCGAGACTTTACCACCGAGATTGAACGGTTGAAAGGCGAGCTCATCGCCACCCGTCAACGAAATGGTGTCTATCTATCGAACGATGCATACGAAGAATTGACAGTGCAGAACGAGTCTCGCAGAATCTTAACGGAAGAGCAAGCTGCCAAGATAGAGACTTTGGAAAACAACCTGCGCAACAAGGTGCAGGAGCTGTTTTCCCTGACATCGAGCTTCGTGGGACTGAAGAAGGACCACGAGGGAACACTGGGACAATTGGACGATACCAAGGGCGTCCTGGAGCAGACCGAGATAGTGTTGGCGGCTACCAGGAAGGGACTGGCGGAGGAGACACATATTCGAAAAGCACACCAGGCAACCGAACATCGGTTGACAGCTGTTAGCAATGAGCTCCTCAACTATCTTGGGAGGACGGTTAATGACGTCGATGGCTTGCATGCAAAGAACCAACGAAAGTCGGATCTTCATGATTTCAACCGGGAAACATGGGGCATAGCACAGGCTCATGTCACGGATATCACGGAGATGGTGGAAAGTCGCATCGCGCAGTTCCGAAAAGGGCAGGAGGACCACATTTCGAATATTTCCGGCCGTATGCAGGATTTTGTCCAGGAAGAGCTTGAAAAGCTGACCAGCACACAAAACTTTCTTGACGAAAACCTGGCTTTGTTCACCGAATCCAAGCAACATCTTTTGGAAAGGAAACAGCAAtccaaggaggagatggattCAGTActcgaggagatcaaggttGTGCGAGACAATGTGAAGCAAAGGGTTGGTGAAAGCCTCCAAGCCATTGCTGGTGCTGCGGAGAAGATTGCTGGAGATGTCCTTAGCGAGCTGAGCACCTTCCACAACCAGCTCCACACGTCTTACAGCTCTCTTGGGAAGGAATTCAAGGGGATATTTGAAGAGCTTTTGGGGAATATCAGTGCTCAAAAGGCAGAGTCTGATAGGCTCAGACAAGAACTGGAGGCAGCAACGCAGACGATCGTTGAGTCTAACGAGTCCGTGTCGGACAGGATAcaggaggttttggaggaggaaaggaaacAGGCGGCCATTGAAAGGCAACAGTTGTTGTCACAGATCACTAGGCTTATCAACTCGCAGGCTCAGCTGCAGGAGTCTCGGTTGGTTGATAAGGCGTCTGCTATCCAGGACAGCATCAAGGACACAAATAAGACGTTCAAGAGCAACGTTGCGGGTTACAGAGAGGGTATGAACGCATGGAACGCCAAGGATAGCCAGCTTCTGGAGGAGATTGCGCAGTCGAGAGATGTGCTCAAGACCAGGCTTAAGGATGACTGGACG GCTGCGAACAAGCACAGTACATCGATCCAGGAGACGACCAAATCTGTACATGCAGAGACCGTTCGTGTTGTCGACGAGCAGCTGGAAGATCTCGACGTTCAAATGCAAGATCTCGACGACTTTGTCACCCGTGCCAAGTCCTATAATGCCCAGCAGAGCGAGCACCTTTCCGAAGCCGTATCAAATCTTAACAACACTGTTGAGCAGTCCTTTGATAACATTTCCGGACATTGTAAGGCGACGTTCGGCAGAGTTGAGGATCTTGGTCAGCAGATGGAAGTCGATGTCCAGCGATTCCACAACGACCTCGCACCCCTCGACGAAGAGGTTATTCAGCCACTGTCGGAGCTCAGAGAGGACATCAGAGCCACCGAGTTCAAAGAGTACGAGCCGACGGGGACAACTCCCCCGAAGGTCCAGTACCAGTACCCAACCGAACTTCCTCAGACAGCCGACCACGCCGCCTTGTTGGCTGATATGCGCGATACTCCAACACCGAGCAGAGGCGCCCCCGTCAGCAGCGTCCTGCCCAATGTCGGcttcacaccaccatcagctgTCAGAACGCCCTCCCGCCTGCCAGTTGGATTAGCTTCCCCGAGCCGTTTCTCGGAAAGCACCAGCAAGATCCCTCCCGGTGGAAGTCTTCGAGAAGTCAACCCCAACGTGCCGTCCAGCGCTACgacccccaacaacaccaacgctCAGGTTTTCGATTCGGCATCTAGTGTTTTGTCGCTTCCGACTGTTAAGGAGGGCGGGGACGACGATGTGACGATTACCAAGCTCAAGGCACCCGCAGCTACTGGTCCGCCAAGGACGAGGTCGTCGAGGCTGGCGAGGAAGCCGATGGGCGGGGTGGGACAGGGACCGGAAAACATTCCGCCTCCTGCGGCTGCGATGAGGAGTTCGACTAGGAGGAAGAGTCCGCGGTTGAGGTGA
- a CDS encoding hypothetical protein (EggNog:ENOG503P11S; COG:U), with protein MALQLYVWGPAFGLPSIDAECIAAIAYLAQTTSKADYQLIQSSPSAVPTHHLPALHDPSNRTWISGYTSILRHLQTHPPPSFHDATFPPPTPTIQADSKAYTTFLSANATPLIALYLYVSSANWAASTRPAYSKILPMPLPWTEPAQLRQTMSARAEHLGMSSLDTDVETEKEEQEADAARRAGWISIPASLTRGPSTVGEVMTPEEKRRIKLEGLAKDVLDVIGEVEWAKLTMGARCAVLGWVSLMIVDEGVPRRWLAEVTRQKYTGLVEFVEDYGRETFGPGPRGWESLPWVDEGTEAHGLGLKLYQRLGHGVMYEVPWIGEVWRRWWAEKRRRQVLEYKGVKQGPSWDRLVFAGLGITALTMGAAIWYWQTLPRFGALVQRWDQPVLAVGGLGAAGAFLSSMFDEL; from the exons ATGGCCCTCCAGCTTTACGTCTGGGGCCCTGCCTTCGGGCTGCCGTCCATCGATGCAGAGTGTATCGCCGCCATCGCTTATCTCGCTCAGACCACAAGTAAAGCCGATTACCAACTCATACAATCCAGCCCCTCAGCTGTACCAACCC accacctccccgccctccacGACCCATCCAACCGAACTTGGATATCAGGCTACacctccatcctccgccacctccaaacccaccccccaccctccttccACGATGccaccttcccacccccaacacccaccatccaAGCCGACAGCAAAGCCTACACCACATTCCTATCCGCCAACGCAACCCCCCTCATAGCCCTCTACCTCTacgtctcctccgccaactgGGCAGCGAGCACCCGCCCAGCCTACAGCAAGATCCTGCCTATGCCGCTGCCATGGACAGAACCAGCCCAGCTCCGACAGACAATGTCTGCCCGGGCGGAACACCTAGGCATGTCATCGCTTGACACGGACGTCGAGACGGAAAaggaagaacaagaagctgatgctgcgaggagggcggggtggATATCCATCCCGGCTAGTTTGACGAGGGGGCCGAGTACGGTTGGGGAGGTTATGAcgccggaggagaagaggagaattaagttggaggggttggccaAGGATGTGCTGGATGTtattggggaggttgagtggGCCAAGTTGACGATGGGGGCGAGGTGTGCTGTGTTGGGGTGGGTTAGTTTGATgattgttgatgagggggtgccgaggaggtggttggcgGAGGTGACAAGGCAAAAGTATACGGGGCTGGTTGAGTTTGTGGAAGACTATGGGAGGGAGACTTTTGGTCCTGGACCAAGAGGATGGGAGAGTTTGCCTTGGGTCGACGAGGGGACGGAGGCACATGGTTTAGGGCTCAAGCTTTACCAGAGACTTGGGCATGGAGTTATGTATGAAGTGCCATGGATCGGAGAGGtgtggagaaggtggtgggctgaaaagaggaggagacaaGTGCTGGAATACAAAGGCGTCAAACAGGGGCCTAGTTGGGACAGACTGGTCTTCGCAGGACTTGGGATAACAGCTCTCACAATGGGCGCTGCTATCTGGTATTGGCAGACCTTGCCACGATTCGGAGCCTTGGTACAACGATGGGATCAGCCTGTTCTCGCAGTGGGTGGCTTGGGTGCCGCTGGGGCGTTTCTCTCAAGCATGTTTGATGAACTATGA
- a CDS encoding hypothetical protein (EggNog:ENOG503NX8G; COG:S), translating into MSSSLFSAQLYPGRALGFLVLGASLHDILTRIKAEPQRFPKIDLIYDSKIPVTKETIVGLPANGLRLQFDGPEQRLRLIEVIDFTKNHIFFKPANDKERDLVRPPSDLPAADSTPEPTFRHIYQRFLGPTYGGEFVKKPGNAGLYILSYPGVGFVFPMKTTQYSPNKDVVSLLSSTAVPQSMAIFSGDSWAQARKTMWTEVLPSIKTFAPLNKGKDVCPDEVSLVKLHGGGKVQLFRKWTNNSFWIFFGETTPQELVAELGPPDAIYRKNDQRMYIHKLRTASNAAGRPNGKDLKDDMTDTDQSSLNHSDGYQSNEEEEEVVEDEAVNVAGECFYNYFYLGFDILVSTPTEPSETPPSSSGKSLPGPLVRSTNPHRQVATKLILHGNVPGSYPFNRHRRCRWEIAYLAKGDDDDKVPNSETYFPDLEKKLKGEWKSMYASESEAQQKQRGMVLNRGWGDSPGSSIEMLGGWEEPGAGMGKKFEGGEDSTTTLYGYPGLVFEVLRSGFVSAVTVF; encoded by the coding sequence ATGTCGTCGTCCCTCTTCTCCGCTCAGTTGTATCCGGGGCGGGCCCTTGGATTTCTTGTTCTCGGGGCCTCACTCCATGACATATTGACACGAATCAAAGCCGAACCACAACGTTTCCCCAAGATCGACTTGATCTACGATTCAAAAATTCCAGTCACAAAGGAAACCATCGTTGGCTTACCGGCCAACGGTCTCCGGTTGCAATTTGACGGGCCAGAACAACGACTCCGATTAATCGAAGTCATCGACTTTACGAAAAACCACATATTCTTCAAGCCAGCAAATGATAAAGAGCGAGACCTTGTCCGGCCACCGAGCGATCTCCCCGCGGCCGACAGCACACCCGAACCAACATTCCGACACATTTACCAACGCTTCTTGGGCCCTACTTATGGTGGAGAGTTCGTGAAGAAGCCTGGAAATGCTGGATTGTACATCCTCTCGTACCCGGGCGTGGGTTTCGTCTTTCCCATGAAAACGACCCAGTATTCGCCAAATAAGGATGTTGTCTCTTTGCTGTCATCCACGGCGGTGCCCCAATCCATGGCCATCTTCAGTGGTGACTCGTGGGCACAGGCTCGCAAGACAATGTGGACAGAAGTGCTCCCCAGCATCAAGACTTTCGCCCCTCTAAACAAGGGTAAAGATGTCTGCCCCGATGAGGTGTCGCTTGTGAAACTCCACGGTGGTGGTAAAGTACAGCTCTTTCGGAAATGGACCAACAACTCGTTCTGGATATTCTTCGGTGAGACTACCCCTCAGGAATTAGTAGCCGAACTGGGGCCCCCAGATGCTATATATCGCAAGAATGACCAGCGCATGTACATCCATAAGTTGAGGACAGCAAGCAACGCAGCCGGGAGACCAAACGGCAAGGATCTCAAGGACGACATGACGGATACGGACCAGTCATCTCTGAACCACTCTGACGGCTATCAATccaacgaggaggaggaggaggttgtcgaggacgAAGCTGTTAATGTAGCAGGGGAGTGTTTCTACAATTACTTTTACCTTGGGTTTGATATCCTGGTTTCAACGCCCACAGAGCCGTCAGAGACTCCCCCTTCGTCAAGCGGCAAGTCACTACCTGGACCACTTGTCAGATCCACAAACCCTCACCGACAGGTGGCAACAAAGCTGATCTTGCACGGCAACGTGCCGGGTTCCTATCCGTTCAACCGGCACCGCCGGTGTAGGTGGGAGATTGCCTATCTTGCCAAgggagatgacgatgacaaGGTGCCAAATTCGGAGACATACTTTCCAGAtctggagaagaagttgaaggggGAGTGGAAGTCGATGTATGCCTCGGAGAGCGAAGCccagcagaagcagagggGTATGGTCCTGAACCGCGGCTGGGGTGATTCGCCAGGCAGCAGTATAGAGATGCTGGGCGGGTGGGAAGAACCCGGGGCCGGTATGGGTAAGAAGTTTGAGGGGGGCGAGGACTCTACGACAACACTGTATGGGTACCCGGGCTTGGTGTTTGAGGTGTTGAGAAGTGGGTTTGTGAGTGCTGTTACCGTCTTTTAA